Proteins encoded within one genomic window of Acinetobacter sp. YWS30-1:
- a CDS encoding efflux transporter outer membrane subunit has protein sequence MHTLTKLASALILGSSLVGCAAVVKTPYEQPAVQVPNNFQNSKAVSQQIHADILADQWWTLFKDPQLNSLVNDVLAANSDLAVAGINLQQARIQARQTQSQQGVRISDAGLTTRRSFDLEDGSSSSGFGVNFPGLSYELDLFGKLANQTEAARWEALASEEDLQATAQSLIGTTAQLYWQLGYLNERYSVVQQNLATAQRTYDLVNVQYRAGAVSGLDLTQAEQAIQSQQATLSQIEQQRVETRTALAVLMNMPVQQLSIQEPKRLPNITLPSIEAGLPASLLSRRPDLRATELRLRKALANKDANKASYYPSISLTGSLSTGVGTSSSLSDALKNPVATLGAGLSLPFLQWNDMKRDLQVNELEYEKAIIQYRQTMYEAFADVENALSNRTELTKQVALQQRNVELAERTERLTEVRYRNGAVALKNLLDAQETTRNARLSLVQTRQSQYNAYVTLMQALGGSPIKQLP, from the coding sequence ATGCATACTCTTACCAAACTTGCCAGTGCCCTGATTCTAGGGAGTTCACTGGTCGGCTGTGCGGCCGTGGTGAAAACGCCGTATGAACAACCTGCTGTACAGGTACCTAACAACTTTCAAAACAGTAAAGCTGTAAGCCAGCAAATCCATGCTGATATTCTGGCAGACCAATGGTGGACTCTATTTAAAGATCCCCAATTGAATAGTCTGGTGAATGACGTACTGGCAGCCAATAGTGATCTGGCCGTAGCCGGGATTAATTTGCAGCAAGCCCGTATTCAGGCCAGACAGACACAAAGTCAGCAAGGTGTACGCATCAGTGATGCAGGACTAACCACGCGTAGAAGCTTTGATCTGGAAGATGGCAGTAGTTCATCCGGTTTTGGGGTTAATTTCCCTGGCTTAAGCTATGAACTGGATCTGTTCGGTAAATTGGCCAATCAGACTGAAGCAGCACGCTGGGAAGCCCTGGCATCTGAAGAGGACTTGCAGGCGACTGCACAAAGTCTGATTGGTACGACTGCTCAACTGTACTGGCAACTGGGTTATCTAAATGAACGTTATAGCGTAGTTCAACAAAACCTGGCGACTGCACAGCGTACGTATGATCTGGTCAATGTCCAGTATCGCGCCGGGGCAGTATCTGGTCTCGATCTGACTCAAGCTGAACAGGCGATCCAAAGCCAGCAAGCGACCTTAAGTCAGATTGAACAGCAACGTGTGGAAACGCGTACGGCGCTGGCAGTACTCATGAATATGCCTGTGCAACAGCTTTCGATTCAGGAACCGAAACGTTTACCGAATATTACTTTACCGTCGATTGAAGCCGGCTTACCTGCTAGCCTTCTCTCCCGTCGTCCTGACTTGAGAGCCACTGAACTGCGTTTGCGTAAAGCCTTGGCCAACAAGGATGCCAATAAAGCCAGTTATTACCCTTCGATCAGCCTGACTGGCAGCCTAAGTACCGGCGTGGGCACCAGTTCATCATTGTCAGATGCACTTAAAAATCCGGTGGCGACCTTAGGTGCTGGACTCAGCCTGCCATTCCTACAATGGAATGATATGAAGCGTGATTTGCAGGTGAATGAACTGGAATATGAAAAAGCGATTATCCAGTATCGTCAGACCATGTATGAAGCTTTTGCCGATGTAGAGAATGCCTTGTCTAATCGTACTGAACTCACCAAACAGGTTGCGTTACAACAGCGTAACGTTGAACTGGCTGAACGTACTGAACGTTTGACCGAAGTGCGTTATCGTAATGGTGCAGTAGCATTGAAAAACCTGCTGGATGCACAGGAAACTACGCGGAATGCCCGTCTGTCTTTGGTGCAAACCCGACAAAGCCAATACAATGCTTATGTGACCCTGATGCAAGCTTTGGGTGGTAGCCCGATCAAACAACTACCTTAA